From a single Apostichopus japonicus isolate 1M-3 chromosome 12, ASM3797524v1, whole genome shotgun sequence genomic region:
- the LOC139977554 gene encoding uncharacterized protein produces MSRESFSRPATVVPGYRTDTAPLQPSTEERPLLTGLLPSDTQGNHAGRADYEVLSSTGSDNSWRSTDHYVQHRTREQTRETQADVPGLPQTLNSSGFNPFLGLNEARVVHPSRDHDQFERRNWQTRDPERNHQDECAREPSNPFSSEWGKWRAEKRVPFENDSRPKFEQRPHVLPSPFDGLSNWDDYMVQFELISELNNWSDDKKSLYLAASLKGQARAILNDLDHRRRRDYRELTAALSRRFSPANQTQLFRAMLKNRNRQPSESPAELAQDIKRLALQAYPEAPYEMIETLAKDHFIDALQDTDTKWRVYQSRPASLSDAVVVAVELEAFHLAETKKGNLGRPTARAVMTEDTTNKVEDRLQQLVETLTKGFESCVNKIDSKLALYDDRLRQSTAQSTTGTRYGNQWVQNSNWREDRRPPPKCWNCGRVGHIKRNCPDPPKEDRQQPNRHNQENYKESDLQANARLE; encoded by the coding sequence ATGTCGAGAGAAAGTTTCTCCAGACCCGCTACAGTTGTACCAGGATACAGAACAGATACAGCACCGTTACAGCCATCTACAGAAGAAAGACCATTACTGACAGGGCTATTACCGAGTGATACACAGGGGAACCACGCAGGTCGAGCAGACTATGAGGTTCTGAGTTCCACTGGGTCGGATAACTCCTGGCGGAGTACAGACCATTATGTACAGCACAGGACAAGAGAACAGACCCGAGAGACCCAGGCTGACGTACCGGGATTACCACAGACATTGAATTCAAGTGGCTTTAACCCATTTCTGGGTTTGAACGAGGCCCGAGTAGTGCACCCTTCTCGTGACCATGACCAGTTCGAGAGACGTAATTGGCAGACCCGTGATCCAGAACGGAACCACCAAGATGAGTGCGCCAGAGAGCCATCTAACCCTTTCAGTTCTGAATGGGGAAAATGGCGTGCTGAAAAGCGTGTGCCATTTGAAAATGACTCACGTCCGAAATTTGAACAAAGACCACACGTTCTGCCCTCTCCGTTTGATGGTTTATCGAACTGGGATGACTATATGGTGCAATTTGAGCTCATTTCAGAGCTGAACAACTGGTCAGATGATAAGAAATCTTTATATTTAGCAGCCAGCTTAAAGGGGCAGGCAAGGGCGATCCTGAATGACCTAGACCACAGACGACGAAGAGACTACCGAGAGCTAACCGCTGCATTGAGCCGTCGTTTTAGCCCTGCCAATCAGACCCAATTATTTCGGGCCATGTTGAAGAACAGAAATCGCCAACCAAGCGAGAGTCCAGCAGAATTAGCTCAGGATATCAAGAGACTAGCTTTGCAGGCATACCCTGAAGCACCATACGAGATGATAGAAACGCTGGCGAAGGATCATTTCATTGATGCATTGCAGGATACAGATACCAAGTGGAGAGTATATCAGTCGAGACCTGCCAGCTTGTCTGACGCCGTTGTAGTGGCAGTGGAGTTGGAGGCGTTCCACTTGGCAGAGACAAAGAAGGGAAATCTGGGTAGACCGACTGCCAGAGCTGTCATGACAGAAGATACAACGAACAAAGTGGAAGACCGCCTGCAGCAACTTGTGGAAACGCTGACAAAAGGTTTCGAAAGTTGTGTTAACAAGATTGACTCTAAATTGGCTCTATATGATGATAGACTAAGGCAATCGACTGCGCAAAGTACAACTGGCACTAGGTATGGTAACCAGTGGGTACAGAACAGCAATTGGCGGGAAGATAGGCGTCCACCGCCTAAATGTTGGAACTGCGGTAGAGTGGGACACATTAAGAGAAATTGTCCTGACCCGCCAAAAGAAGATAGACAACAACCGAACAGACACAACCAGGAAAACTACAAAGAGTCGGACTTGCAGGCCAATGCCCGACTGGAGTAG